The following proteins are co-located in the Chaetodon auriga isolate fChaAug3 chromosome 23, fChaAug3.hap1, whole genome shotgun sequence genome:
- the acadl gene encoding long-chain specific acyl-CoA dehydrogenase, mitochondrial, whose translation MFKTCVLGLRNVSGRRLLLSATTARLQHGQAQQIGGPAPSTRPETSSAKTLTDIGTRRIFNEDHDLFRQNVRRFFQDEAVPHHTEWEKAGEVSRELWEKAGEQGLLGIMIPEEHGGIGGDLFSAAILWEEQMYSNCTGPGFALHSDIIMPYISKYGSKEQIDRYIPQMTAGKCIAAIAMTEPGAGSDLQGMRTNAKRDGSDWILNGNKVFISNGWMSDLVVVMAVTNREAKTVAHGISLFLVENGTKGFQKGRKLEKIGLKAQDTAELFFEDVRLPGDAILGELNKGFFYVMNELPQERLVIAGMAIASCEFMFEETRNYVMQRKAFGKTVSHLQTVQHKLAELKTEICVGRAFIDNCLQLHAEKRLDAATASMAKFWSSDLQNKVATQCLQLHGGWGYMWEYPIAKAFVDSRIQPIYGGTNEIMKELIARTIVSQK comes from the exons atgttcaaaacttGTGTTTTGGGCCTCAGAAATGTTTCCGGGCGACGACTGCTCCTCTCTGCGACCACTGCAAG GCTTCAGCACGGTCAGGCCCAGCAGATTGGGGGTCCCGCCCCCTCCACCCGTCCAGAGACCTCCAGCGCCAAGACCCTGACGGACATCGGGACCCGCCGGATTTTCAACGAGGACCACGATCTCTTCAGGCAAAATGTCCGGCGCTTCTTTCAAGATGAGGCTGTTCCGCACCACACGGA GTGGGAGAAGGCAGGTGAGGTGAGCAGGGAGTTGTGGGAGAAGGCTGGTGAGCAAGGCCTGCTGGGAATAATGATACCCGAGGAGCACGGTGGCATCGGAGGAGACTTGTTTTCTGCCGCTATCCTGTGGGAGGAGCA AATGTACTCCAACTGCACCGGCCCGGGTTTCGCCTTGCACTCCGACATTATCATGCCCTACATCAGCAAGTACGGGAGCAAGGAACAGATTGACCGCTACATCCCCCAGATGACTGCTGGGAAATGCATCGCCGCTATTGCCATGACAGAGCCAGGAGCGGGCAG CGATCTTCAGGGTATGAGGACGAACGCCAAGAGGGATGGCAGCGACTGGATCCTTAATGGCAACAAG GTGTTCATCTCAAACGGTTGGATGTCCGACCTGGTGGTGGTAATGGCCGTGACAAACCGCGAGGCGAAGACGGTGGCGCACGGCATCAGTCTCTTCCTGGTGGAGAATGGCACCAAGGGCTTCCAGAAAGGACGCAAGTTGGAGAAGATCGGCCTGAAGGCCCAG GACACAGCTGAACTGTTTTTTGAGGATGTGCGGCTCCCAGGTGACGCCATCTTGGGGGAGCTCAACAAGGGATTCTTCTATGTGATGAATGAATTGCCTCAG GAGCGTCTGGTGATTGCTGGCATGGCGATAGCGAGCTGTGAGTTCATGTTTGAGGAAACCAGGAACTATGTGATGCAGAGGAAGGCTTTTGGCAAGACAGTTTCTCACCTGCAG ACTGTGCAGCACAAGCTTGCAGAGCTGAAGACGGAGATCTGCGTGGGCCGAGCCTTCATAGATAACTGCCTTCAGCTGCACGCCGAGAAACGGCTGGACGCTGCCACGGCCTCCATGGCCAAGTTCTG GTCATCCGACCTCCAGAACAAGGTGGCCACTCAGTGCCTGCAGCTCCATGGAGGCTGGGGCTACATGTGGGAATACCCCATCGCCAA AGCGTTTGTGGACTCCCGCATTCAGCCCATTTACGGAGGAACGAACGAGATCATGAAAGAGCTCATCGCCCGCACCATCGTAAGCCAGAAGTGA
- the mylz3 gene encoding myosin, light polypeptide 3, skeletal muscle: MTEFTPDQIEDFKEAFGLFDRVGDSQVAYNQVADIMRALGQNPTNKDVVKILGNPSADDMANKRLNFDAFLPMLKEVDAQPKGTYDDYVEGLRVFDKEGNGTVMGAELRIVLSTLGEKMTEPEIDALMAGQEDENGSVHYEAFVKHILSV, translated from the exons ATG ACTGAGTTCACACCGGACCAGATTGAGG ACTTCAAGGAGGCTTTCGGTCTCTTTGACAGAGTTGGTGACAGCCAGGTGGCCTACAACCAGGTGGCCGACATCATGCGCGCTCTGGGCCAGAACCCCACCAACAAGGACGTTGTAAAGATTCTGGGCAACCCCAGCGCCGACG ACATGGCCAACAAGAGGCTCAACTTCGACGCTTTCCTGCCCATGCTGAAGGAGGTCGACGCCCAACCAAAGGGTACCTACGACGACTACGTTGAGGGCCTGCGCGTCTTCGACAAGGAGGGCAACGGCACAGTCATGGGCGCTGAGCTGCGTATCGTGCTGTCCACTCTGG GAGAGAAGATGACTGAGCCTGAGATTGATGCCCTCATGGCCGGCCAGGAGGACGAGAACGGCAGTGTGCACTATGAGG CTTTCGTCAAGCACATCCTGTCCGTGTAA
- the lancl1 gene encoding glutathione S-transferase LANCL1 isoform X2, whose product MRSQQQRVIQQAALDRTDKWTCKFPSFGSCSNTSAPAGGSSALAHDTNTKTNKIKQQQCSTCRDRSFVSDPDIQQCSSKGAVKMDTRALKNPYHDYDGSPASTQALFDSGGKLTSEFAQRLNSKISELLAVMENGLKSADPRDCTSYTGWAGIALLYLHLHNTFKDPFFLQKALEYVSRSLKCLTRRHDVTFLCGDAGPLAVAAVVYHRLQRVQETDECINRLLQFHQTVANGASGLPDELLYGRMGYLYSLIFINQQLGQDRIPLQYIQQISEAVLSSGESLSRKFRVQNDSPLMYEWYQEQYVGAAHGLAGIYYYLMQPGFVHMEERVHRLVKPSVDYVCRLKFPTGNYPPCIGDDRDLLVHWCHGAPGVVYMLLQAYRAFGVPQYLLDALQCGEVVWHCGLLKKGYGLCHGAAGNAYTFLALYRQTQDPKHLYRACLFADWCMNYGKHGCRVPDTPFSLFEGMAGTIYFLVDLLQPMHARFPAFEV is encoded by the exons ATGAGATCTCAGCAACAGCGTGTAATCCAGCAGGCAGCTCTGGACAGGACTGATAAGTGGACCTG CAAATTCCCCAGTTTTGGCAGCTGTAGTAATACTTCCgctccagcaggtggcagcagcgCGCTTGCTCACGATACAAACACGAAGACgaacaaaatcaaacaacaaCAGTGCAGCACTTGCAGAG ATCGTTCATTTGTGTCTGACCCAGATatacagcagtgcagcagtaaGGGAGCTGTTAAAATGGACACGAGAGCCTTGAAGAATCCATATCACGACTATGATGGGAGCCCCGCGTCCACGCAGGCGTTGTTTGACTCTGGTGGAAAG CTCACATCAGAGTTTGCCCAGCGGCTGAACAGCAAGATCAGTGAGCTTTTAGCTGTCATGGAAAACGGGCTGAAGTCTGCTGACCCAAGAGATTGCACCAGTTACACTGGCTGGGCAG GCATTGCTCTGCTCTACCTGCACCTCCACAATACGTTCAAGGACCCCTTCTTTCTTCAGAAAGCACTGGAATACGTCAGCCGCAGTCTGAAGTGCTTGACCCGCCGTCACGACGTCACCTTCCTGTGTGGGGATGCGGGGCCCCTGGCTGTCGCCGCCGTGGTCTACCATCGCCTGCAGAGGGTGCAAGAGACTGACGAGTGCATTAACAG ACTGCTGCAGTTTCACCAGACCGTGGCGAACGGCGCGAGCGGGCTGCCTGACGAGCTGCTCTATGGGCGGATGGGCTACCTCTACTCCCTCATCTTCATCAACCAGCAGCTCGGGCAAGACCGGATCCCACTGCAGTACATCCAGCAG ATCAGCGAGGCCGTGCTTTCGTCGGGCGAGAGCCTCAGCAGGAAGTTCAGAGTCCAGAATGACAGCCCTCTGATGTACGAGTGGTACCAGGAGCAGTACGTCGGCGCCGCCCACGGCCTGGCTGGCATCTACTACTATCTCATGCAG CCGGGCTTCGTCCACATGGAGGAGCGTGTGCACAGGCTGGTGAAGCCCAGCGTGGACTACGTCTGCCGTCTCAAGTTCCCCACAGGAAACTACCCTCCGTGCATCGGGGACGACCGGGACCTGCTGGTGCACTGGTGCCACGGAGCCCCAGGGGTGGTCTACATGCTCCTGCAGGCGTACAGG GCCTTCGGAGTGCCTCAGTACCTGCTGGACGCCCTGCAGTGTGGAGAGGTGGTGTGGCACTGCGGCTTGCTAAAGAAGGGCTACGGGCTGTGCCACGGCGCGGCGGGCAATGCCTACACCTTCCTGGCCCTCTACCGGCAAACGCAGGACCCCAAGCACCTTTACAGAGCCTGCCTG ttTGCAGACTGGTGCATGAACTACGGAAAACACGGATGCCGAGTACCAGACACTCCCTTCTCTCTTTTTGAAG gCATGGCCGGCACCATCTACTTCCTGGTCGACCTTCTGCAGCCAATGCATGCAAGGTTCCCTGCCTTTGAGGTGTAG
- the lancl1 gene encoding glutathione S-transferase LANCL1 isoform X1 yields MRSQQQRVIQQAALDRTDKWTWYYIKFPSFGSCSNTSAPAGGSSALAHDTNTKTNKIKQQQCSTCRDRSFVSDPDIQQCSSKGAVKMDTRALKNPYHDYDGSPASTQALFDSGGKLTSEFAQRLNSKISELLAVMENGLKSADPRDCTSYTGWAGIALLYLHLHNTFKDPFFLQKALEYVSRSLKCLTRRHDVTFLCGDAGPLAVAAVVYHRLQRVQETDECINRLLQFHQTVANGASGLPDELLYGRMGYLYSLIFINQQLGQDRIPLQYIQQISEAVLSSGESLSRKFRVQNDSPLMYEWYQEQYVGAAHGLAGIYYYLMQPGFVHMEERVHRLVKPSVDYVCRLKFPTGNYPPCIGDDRDLLVHWCHGAPGVVYMLLQAYRAFGVPQYLLDALQCGEVVWHCGLLKKGYGLCHGAAGNAYTFLALYRQTQDPKHLYRACLFADWCMNYGKHGCRVPDTPFSLFEGMAGTIYFLVDLLQPMHARFPAFEV; encoded by the exons ATGAGATCTCAGCAACAGCGTGTAATCCAGCAGGCAGCTCTGGACAGGACTGATAAGTGGACCTGGTACTACAT CAAATTCCCCAGTTTTGGCAGCTGTAGTAATACTTCCgctccagcaggtggcagcagcgCGCTTGCTCACGATACAAACACGAAGACgaacaaaatcaaacaacaaCAGTGCAGCACTTGCAGAG ATCGTTCATTTGTGTCTGACCCAGATatacagcagtgcagcagtaaGGGAGCTGTTAAAATGGACACGAGAGCCTTGAAGAATCCATATCACGACTATGATGGGAGCCCCGCGTCCACGCAGGCGTTGTTTGACTCTGGTGGAAAG CTCACATCAGAGTTTGCCCAGCGGCTGAACAGCAAGATCAGTGAGCTTTTAGCTGTCATGGAAAACGGGCTGAAGTCTGCTGACCCAAGAGATTGCACCAGTTACACTGGCTGGGCAG GCATTGCTCTGCTCTACCTGCACCTCCACAATACGTTCAAGGACCCCTTCTTTCTTCAGAAAGCACTGGAATACGTCAGCCGCAGTCTGAAGTGCTTGACCCGCCGTCACGACGTCACCTTCCTGTGTGGGGATGCGGGGCCCCTGGCTGTCGCCGCCGTGGTCTACCATCGCCTGCAGAGGGTGCAAGAGACTGACGAGTGCATTAACAG ACTGCTGCAGTTTCACCAGACCGTGGCGAACGGCGCGAGCGGGCTGCCTGACGAGCTGCTCTATGGGCGGATGGGCTACCTCTACTCCCTCATCTTCATCAACCAGCAGCTCGGGCAAGACCGGATCCCACTGCAGTACATCCAGCAG ATCAGCGAGGCCGTGCTTTCGTCGGGCGAGAGCCTCAGCAGGAAGTTCAGAGTCCAGAATGACAGCCCTCTGATGTACGAGTGGTACCAGGAGCAGTACGTCGGCGCCGCCCACGGCCTGGCTGGCATCTACTACTATCTCATGCAG CCGGGCTTCGTCCACATGGAGGAGCGTGTGCACAGGCTGGTGAAGCCCAGCGTGGACTACGTCTGCCGTCTCAAGTTCCCCACAGGAAACTACCCTCCGTGCATCGGGGACGACCGGGACCTGCTGGTGCACTGGTGCCACGGAGCCCCAGGGGTGGTCTACATGCTCCTGCAGGCGTACAGG GCCTTCGGAGTGCCTCAGTACCTGCTGGACGCCCTGCAGTGTGGAGAGGTGGTGTGGCACTGCGGCTTGCTAAAGAAGGGCTACGGGCTGTGCCACGGCGCGGCGGGCAATGCCTACACCTTCCTGGCCCTCTACCGGCAAACGCAGGACCCCAAGCACCTTTACAGAGCCTGCCTG ttTGCAGACTGGTGCATGAACTACGGAAAACACGGATGCCGAGTACCAGACACTCCCTTCTCTCTTTTTGAAG gCATGGCCGGCACCATCTACTTCCTGGTCGACCTTCTGCAGCCAATGCATGCAAGGTTCCCTGCCTTTGAGGTGTAG
- the lancl1 gene encoding glutathione S-transferase LANCL1 isoform X3: protein MDTRALKNPYHDYDGSPASTQALFDSGGKLTSEFAQRLNSKISELLAVMENGLKSADPRDCTSYTGWAGIALLYLHLHNTFKDPFFLQKALEYVSRSLKCLTRRHDVTFLCGDAGPLAVAAVVYHRLQRVQETDECINRLLQFHQTVANGASGLPDELLYGRMGYLYSLIFINQQLGQDRIPLQYIQQISEAVLSSGESLSRKFRVQNDSPLMYEWYQEQYVGAAHGLAGIYYYLMQPGFVHMEERVHRLVKPSVDYVCRLKFPTGNYPPCIGDDRDLLVHWCHGAPGVVYMLLQAYRAFGVPQYLLDALQCGEVVWHCGLLKKGYGLCHGAAGNAYTFLALYRQTQDPKHLYRACLFADWCMNYGKHGCRVPDTPFSLFEGMAGTIYFLVDLLQPMHARFPAFEV from the exons ATGGACACGAGAGCCTTGAAGAATCCATATCACGACTATGATGGGAGCCCCGCGTCCACGCAGGCGTTGTTTGACTCTGGTGGAAAG CTCACATCAGAGTTTGCCCAGCGGCTGAACAGCAAGATCAGTGAGCTTTTAGCTGTCATGGAAAACGGGCTGAAGTCTGCTGACCCAAGAGATTGCACCAGTTACACTGGCTGGGCAG GCATTGCTCTGCTCTACCTGCACCTCCACAATACGTTCAAGGACCCCTTCTTTCTTCAGAAAGCACTGGAATACGTCAGCCGCAGTCTGAAGTGCTTGACCCGCCGTCACGACGTCACCTTCCTGTGTGGGGATGCGGGGCCCCTGGCTGTCGCCGCCGTGGTCTACCATCGCCTGCAGAGGGTGCAAGAGACTGACGAGTGCATTAACAG ACTGCTGCAGTTTCACCAGACCGTGGCGAACGGCGCGAGCGGGCTGCCTGACGAGCTGCTCTATGGGCGGATGGGCTACCTCTACTCCCTCATCTTCATCAACCAGCAGCTCGGGCAAGACCGGATCCCACTGCAGTACATCCAGCAG ATCAGCGAGGCCGTGCTTTCGTCGGGCGAGAGCCTCAGCAGGAAGTTCAGAGTCCAGAATGACAGCCCTCTGATGTACGAGTGGTACCAGGAGCAGTACGTCGGCGCCGCCCACGGCCTGGCTGGCATCTACTACTATCTCATGCAG CCGGGCTTCGTCCACATGGAGGAGCGTGTGCACAGGCTGGTGAAGCCCAGCGTGGACTACGTCTGCCGTCTCAAGTTCCCCACAGGAAACTACCCTCCGTGCATCGGGGACGACCGGGACCTGCTGGTGCACTGGTGCCACGGAGCCCCAGGGGTGGTCTACATGCTCCTGCAGGCGTACAGG GCCTTCGGAGTGCCTCAGTACCTGCTGGACGCCCTGCAGTGTGGAGAGGTGGTGTGGCACTGCGGCTTGCTAAAGAAGGGCTACGGGCTGTGCCACGGCGCGGCGGGCAATGCCTACACCTTCCTGGCCCTCTACCGGCAAACGCAGGACCCCAAGCACCTTTACAGAGCCTGCCTG ttTGCAGACTGGTGCATGAACTACGGAAAACACGGATGCCGAGTACCAGACACTCCCTTCTCTCTTTTTGAAG gCATGGCCGGCACCATCTACTTCCTGGTCGACCTTCTGCAGCCAATGCATGCAAGGTTCCCTGCCTTTGAGGTGTAG